In one Caballeronia sp. M1242 genomic region, the following are encoded:
- the nirB gene encoding nitrite reductase large subunit NirB, which yields MKIVVIGHGMVGHKFLECLAESANEALHVTVLCEEPRAAYDRVHLSEFFAGKSADDLSLVEAGFFERCGYALKLNARAVAIDRAARTVTTSTGETLAYDKLVLATGSYPFVPPVEGKDREGCFVYRTIEDLQAMQAFGARSKTGTVVGGGLLGLEAAKALRDMGLQTHVVEFAPRLMAVQVDEGGGRVLRSKIEALGVTVHTNRNTLAIVDGEGAVNRMNFADGAHLDTDMIVFSAGIRPRDDIARSAGLEVGPRGGIVIDDACRTSDEHIYAIGECASWNGQVFGLVAPGYDMARIVAKQLLGEEASFVGADMSTKLKLMGVDVASIGDAHAKTPGSRSYQFSDERKQVYKKLVVSECGKYLLGGVMVGDATEYGTLLQLMLNKMELPEAPEFLILPQADGKAKPALGVEALPDAAQICSCNNVSKAEICAAVCAGATSIGALKSACKAGASCGGCVPLVTQVMKSEMSRQGLAVNNHLCEHFAYSRQELYHIARVEGHRTFASLLAKHGKGLGCDICKPVVASILASCWNEFVLKKEHASLQDSNDYYLANIQRDGTYSVVPRMAGGEVTPDGLIAVGQIAKKYGLYTKITGGQRVDMFGARVEQLPLIWEELIAAGFESGHAYGKALRTVKSCVGSTWCRYGVGDSVGLAVQLENRYKGLRTPHKIKFGVSGCTRECAEAQGKDIGVIATEKGWNLYVCGNGGMKPRHAELLASDLDQATLVRYIDRFLMFYVRTADRLQRTSVWRDNLEGGLDYLIDVVVNDKLDIADELEAEMQLVVDTYEDEWKKAVTDPETRKRFRHFVNSDKGDETVTFVEERGQIRPATPDERKTKRIDIPVVVETV from the coding sequence ATGAAGATCGTTGTCATCGGCCACGGGATGGTCGGCCATAAATTCCTCGAATGCCTCGCTGAAAGCGCCAACGAAGCACTGCATGTCACGGTGCTGTGCGAGGAACCGCGCGCAGCGTACGACCGCGTGCATCTGTCGGAGTTTTTCGCGGGCAAGTCGGCGGACGACCTCTCGCTCGTCGAAGCGGGCTTCTTCGAGCGTTGCGGTTACGCGCTGAAGCTGAATGCCAGAGCCGTCGCGATAGACCGCGCGGCGCGCACCGTCACGACATCGACCGGTGAAACGCTCGCCTACGACAAGCTCGTCCTGGCGACCGGATCGTATCCCTTCGTCCCGCCGGTAGAAGGTAAGGACCGCGAAGGATGTTTCGTCTATCGCACGATCGAAGACCTGCAAGCGATGCAGGCATTCGGCGCGCGTTCGAAGACGGGCACGGTGGTGGGCGGCGGTTTGCTCGGGCTCGAAGCCGCGAAGGCGCTGCGCGACATGGGGCTTCAAACGCACGTCGTCGAATTCGCGCCGCGCCTGATGGCCGTGCAGGTGGACGAAGGCGGCGGCCGCGTGCTGCGAAGCAAGATCGAGGCGCTCGGCGTGACGGTGCATACGAACCGCAACACGCTTGCCATCGTCGACGGCGAAGGCGCGGTCAACCGCATGAACTTCGCGGACGGCGCGCATCTCGACACGGACATGATCGTGTTCTCCGCAGGCATTCGTCCGCGCGACGATATCGCGCGTTCCGCAGGCCTCGAAGTCGGCCCGCGCGGCGGCATCGTGATCGACGACGCCTGCCGCACGAGCGACGAGCATATCTACGCGATCGGCGAATGCGCATCGTGGAACGGCCAGGTGTTCGGCCTCGTCGCGCCGGGCTACGACATGGCGCGCATCGTCGCGAAGCAGTTGCTGGGCGAAGAGGCGTCGTTCGTGGGCGCGGACATGAGCACGAAGCTCAAGCTGATGGGCGTGGACGTGGCGAGCATCGGCGATGCACACGCGAAGACGCCCGGCAGCCGCTCGTATCAATTCAGCGATGAACGCAAGCAGGTCTACAAGAAGCTCGTCGTATCGGAATGCGGCAAGTATTTGCTCGGCGGCGTGATGGTCGGCGATGCGACGGAATACGGCACGCTCTTGCAGTTGATGCTGAACAAGATGGAATTGCCCGAAGCGCCGGAATTCCTCATTCTTCCGCAAGCAGACGGCAAGGCCAAACCGGCGCTCGGCGTCGAGGCATTGCCGGACGCAGCGCAGATCTGCTCGTGCAACAACGTGAGCAAAGCCGAGATCTGCGCGGCGGTCTGCGCGGGCGCGACGAGCATCGGTGCATTGAAGAGCGCGTGCAAGGCGGGCGCATCGTGCGGCGGCTGCGTGCCGCTCGTCACGCAAGTGATGAAGTCGGAGATGAGTCGTCAGGGCCTGGCGGTGAACAATCACCTGTGCGAACACTTCGCTTATTCGCGGCAAGAGCTGTATCACATCGCGCGAGTCGAAGGACATCGCACGTTTGCGTCCCTGCTCGCGAAACACGGCAAGGGCCTTGGCTGCGATATCTGCAAGCCCGTGGTCGCAAGCATTCTCGCTTCGTGCTGGAACGAATTCGTGCTCAAGAAAGAGCACGCCAGCTTGCAGGATTCGAACGACTACTACCTCGCCAACATTCAGCGCGACGGCACGTATTCCGTCGTGCCGCGCATGGCGGGCGGGGAAGTCACGCCCGATGGCCTGATTGCCGTCGGTCAGATCGCGAAGAAATACGGGCTCTACACGAAGATCACCGGCGGGCAGCGTGTGGATATGTTCGGCGCGCGCGTCGAGCAATTGCCGCTCATCTGGGAGGAACTCATTGCGGCCGGCTTCGAATCCGGACATGCGTACGGCAAGGCGCTGCGCACGGTGAAGTCGTGCGTCGGCTCGACGTGGTGCCGCTACGGAGTCGGCGATTCGGTCGGCCTCGCGGTGCAACTCGAAAATCGCTATAAGGGCTTGCGCACGCCGCACAAGATCAAGTTCGGCGTATCGGGCTGCACGCGCGAATGCGCCGAAGCGCAGGGCAAAGATATCGGCGTCATCGCGACCGAGAAAGGGTGGAACCTGTACGTCTGCGGCAACGGCGGCATGAAGCCGCGTCACGCGGAACTGCTCGCGTCCGATCTGGATCAGGCGACGCTCGTGCGTTACATCGATCGCTTCCTGATGTTCTACGTGCGCACCGCCGACCGCCTGCAGCGTACGAGCGTATGGCGCGACAACCTCGAAGGCGGTCTGGACTATCTGATCGATGTGGTCGTCAACGACAAGCTCGATATCGCCGATGAACTGGAAGCCGAGATGCAACTCGTCGTGGATACGTACGAAGACGAGTGGAAGAAGGCCGTCACCGACCCCGAAACGCGCAAGCGCTTCCGTCACTTCGTGAACAGCGACAAGGGCGATGAAACCGTGACCTTCGTGGAAGAGCGCGGCCAGATCCGGCCCGCGACGCCGGATGAACGCAAGACGAAGCGCATCGATATTCCCGTGGTTGTCGAAACCGTCTGA
- the nirD gene encoding nitrite reductase small subunit NirD — MNDRIEPDWTAVCELDDIVPDTGVCALVNGAQVAVFHVAADSNTVYAIDNVDPHSQAAVLSRGIVGSLGERIVVASPLYKQHFDLRTGECLEAPERSVNAYRARVAGGKVWIAA; from the coding sequence ATGAACGACCGTATCGAACCGGACTGGACCGCCGTTTGCGAACTGGACGATATCGTGCCCGACACGGGCGTCTGCGCGCTCGTCAACGGCGCGCAGGTCGCCGTGTTTCACGTCGCGGCGGATTCGAACACGGTGTATGCCATCGATAACGTCGACCCGCACTCGCAGGCCGCCGTGCTCTCGCGCGGCATCGTCGGCAGTCTCGGCGAACGCATTGTCGTGGCGTCGCCGCTCTACAAACAGCACTTCGATCTGCGCACGGGCGAATGCCTCGAAGCGCCGGAGCGTTCGGTCAATGCGTATCGCGCGCGCGTCGCGGGCGGCAAAGTCTGGATCGCGGCATGA
- a CDS encoding NAD(P)/FAD-dependent oxidoreductase, producing the protein MRTEYAVAAAAGAARAERQKLVVVGNGMAGMRTVEELLKIAPELYDITVFGAEPHGNYNRIMLSPVLAGEKSIDDIVINTREWYDANGITLHAGDAVVEIDRARRIVRSEKGREARYDRLLIATGSTPFVIPVPGRDLEGVIAFRDIQDVETMREAARHHRRAVVIGGGLLGLEAANGLQRQGMSVTVVHASDSLMDRQLDASASALLKRSLEAKGLCFAMAAQTTEIVGEERVRAVRFADGTEIEADLVVMTAGVRPNIALAKASGLHCDRAIVVDDTLQTFDPRVYAVGECVQHRSATFGLVAPIWDQARVAGAHLAGAGHRRYVQRATATKLKVTGVDLYSAGDLIGGEGSEDLVLRDPRRGVYKRLVLQAGRVIGTVLYGDVKDGGWYFDLIQSGTDVSRYRDRLLFGKTLCEGAA; encoded by the coding sequence ATGAGAACCGAATATGCGGTTGCGGCTGCGGCAGGCGCGGCTCGCGCCGAGAGGCAAAAGCTCGTGGTGGTCGGCAACGGCATGGCCGGCATGCGCACCGTCGAAGAGTTGCTGAAGATCGCGCCCGAGCTGTACGACATCACCGTGTTCGGTGCCGAACCTCACGGCAACTACAACCGCATCATGCTTTCGCCGGTGCTCGCCGGTGAAAAGAGCATCGACGACATCGTCATCAACACGCGCGAATGGTACGACGCGAATGGCATCACGCTGCATGCGGGCGATGCGGTCGTCGAAATCGATCGTGCGCGCCGTATCGTACGCTCCGAGAAGGGACGCGAGGCCCGATACGACCGCTTGCTGATCGCGACCGGATCGACGCCGTTCGTGATTCCCGTGCCGGGGCGCGATCTTGAAGGCGTCATCGCGTTTCGAGACATTCAGGATGTCGAAACAATGCGCGAGGCCGCGCGTCATCATCGGCGTGCCGTTGTCATCGGTGGCGGACTGCTCGGACTCGAAGCGGCGAACGGGTTGCAGCGGCAGGGCATGTCCGTGACCGTCGTGCATGCGAGCGATAGCCTGATGGATCGGCAACTCGACGCGAGTGCGTCCGCGTTGCTCAAGCGTTCGCTCGAAGCAAAGGGCCTGTGCTTTGCGATGGCCGCGCAAACCACCGAGATCGTCGGCGAGGAACGCGTGCGTGCCGTGCGTTTTGCCGACGGCACGGAGATCGAGGCTGACCTCGTCGTGATGACCGCCGGCGTGCGCCCGAATATCGCGCTGGCGAAGGCTTCGGGTCTGCACTGCGATCGCGCGATCGTCGTGGACGATACGCTGCAAACGTTCGATCCGCGCGTGTATGCGGTCGGCGAATGCGTGCAGCATCGCTCGGCCACGTTCGGTCTGGTCGCGCCGATCTGGGATCAGGCGCGCGTGGCCGGCGCGCATCTCGCAGGCGCGGGGCATCGGCGTTACGTGCAGCGTGCAACCGCGACGAAGCTGAAAGTGACCGGCGTAGACCTGTATTCCGCAGGCGATCTAATCGGTGGCGAAGGCAGCGAAGATCTCGTGCTGCGCGACCCGCGCCGCGGCGTGTACAAGCGACTCGTGCTGCAAGCGGGCCGCGTCATCGGCACGGTCCTGTATGGCGACGTGAAGGACGGCGGCTGGTACTTCGATCTGATTCAGAGCGGCACGGATGTTTCGCGCTATCGCGACCGATTGTTGTTCGGCAAGACACTTTGCGAAGGGGCCGCATGA
- a CDS encoding nitrate reductase, whose amino-acid sequence MSSIDIIPITRADPVGVRTTCPYCGVGCGVVATRRTPVDVAIAGDEAHPSNFGRLCVKGSALGDTVGLEGRLLHPKLRDKATGELSDVSWDDAIGTVASGFARIIAEHGADAVAFYVSGQLLTEDYYVANKLMKGYIGSANIDTNSRLCMSSSVAGHKRAFGEDLVPMNYEDLELADLIVLVGSNTAWCHPILFQRMMKVKEARPDVKIVVIDPRYTATCEMADLHLPLKPGSDVRLFNGLLAFLAAHGATDAAFVDAHTDGYDAALSAAGAADIEQVARDCKADAHDLLAFYRLFTRTERVVTVYSQGVNQSSAGTDKVNSIINCHLATGRIGKPGMGPFSFTGQPNAMGGREVGGLANTLAAHLELDNAMHRDTVQTFWSSPRMAARLGLKAVELFDAIETGRVKAVWIMGTNPVVSLPDGDRVKRALDKCELVVVSDIIEKTDTNAFAHVLLPALGWGEKEGTVTNSERRISRQRAFLPAPGQARADWRIICDVARRMGFDGFDFDAPHEIFDEHARLSSYRNDAGSGVYRAFDIGGLSDLTREQFDALEPVQWPLPATKAASSTRLFETGRFSHADGRARFIATPPRAPVNAADSEYPFVLNTGRVRDQWHTMTRTGRSAKLAGHISESFLDMHPQDALACGVREGELARITSRWGSMIARVQHSGGMQRGSVFVPIHWNDQVASDARVGAVVNPVVDPVSGEPEFKHTPVAVEKFHVTWHGFSLSRSTPVLDSVTHWTRVHGDRFMRYELAGRNRFDASHDNHHDWARAFLGVDDPHADWIEYEDKSAGVYRAAHVVNDRIESCVFISERPDLPARAWLASLFDKERLSDEDRASLLLGQAIGKGEDTGPTVCSCFGVGRKTICNAIREKGLKTAAQVTACVKAGGNCGSCVPELKKLIVETEMAQLSVG is encoded by the coding sequence ATGAGTAGCATCGACATCATTCCCATCACGCGCGCCGATCCGGTCGGCGTACGCACGACATGCCCTTATTGCGGCGTGGGATGCGGCGTCGTCGCGACACGGCGCACGCCGGTCGACGTTGCGATTGCAGGCGACGAAGCGCATCCGTCGAACTTCGGCCGTCTATGCGTGAAAGGCTCGGCGCTCGGCGATACGGTCGGCCTCGAAGGGCGGCTGCTGCATCCAAAGCTGCGCGACAAGGCGACGGGCGAGCTCAGCGACGTGTCGTGGGACGATGCGATCGGCACGGTGGCGAGCGGCTTTGCGCGGATTATCGCCGAACACGGGGCCGATGCCGTCGCGTTCTATGTGTCCGGGCAACTGCTGACCGAGGACTACTACGTCGCGAACAAGCTCATGAAGGGCTATATCGGCAGCGCGAACATCGATACGAATTCGCGGCTCTGCATGTCGTCGTCGGTGGCGGGGCACAAGCGCGCATTCGGCGAAGACCTGGTGCCGATGAACTACGAAGACCTCGAACTCGCGGACCTGATCGTGCTCGTCGGATCGAACACGGCGTGGTGCCATCCGATCCTTTTTCAGCGCATGATGAAGGTGAAGGAAGCGCGGCCGGACGTGAAGATCGTCGTGATCGATCCGCGCTACACCGCGACGTGCGAGATGGCGGACCTGCATCTCCCATTGAAACCCGGCAGCGACGTCCGGCTTTTCAACGGACTGTTGGCGTTTCTCGCGGCGCATGGCGCAACGGATGCCGCGTTCGTCGACGCTCATACCGATGGCTACGACGCGGCGCTTTCGGCAGCGGGAGCCGCGGACATCGAACAAGTGGCGCGCGACTGCAAGGCGGATGCGCACGACCTGCTCGCGTTCTATCGACTCTTCACGCGCACCGAGCGTGTCGTCACGGTCTATTCGCAAGGCGTCAATCAATCGAGCGCGGGAACGGACAAGGTCAACAGCATCATCAACTGTCATCTGGCGACGGGGCGCATCGGCAAGCCGGGCATGGGACCTTTCTCGTTCACGGGCCAGCCCAATGCGATGGGCGGCCGCGAAGTCGGCGGCCTCGCCAACACCCTCGCCGCGCATCTCGAACTGGATAACGCGATGCACCGCGACACGGTGCAGACGTTCTGGTCTTCGCCACGCATGGCTGCGCGCTTGGGTCTGAAAGCCGTCGAACTGTTTGACGCCATCGAAACGGGCCGCGTGAAGGCAGTGTGGATCATGGGCACGAATCCGGTGGTGAGTCTGCCCGACGGCGATCGCGTCAAGCGGGCGCTCGACAAGTGCGAACTGGTCGTCGTATCGGACATCATCGAGAAGACGGACACCAATGCCTTCGCGCATGTGCTGTTGCCCGCGCTCGGATGGGGCGAGAAGGAAGGAACGGTGACCAACTCGGAACGGCGCATCTCGCGTCAACGCGCGTTTCTGCCCGCGCCGGGACAAGCGCGTGCCGACTGGCGCATCATCTGCGATGTCGCGCGGCGCATGGGCTTCGATGGTTTCGACTTCGACGCGCCGCACGAGATTTTCGATGAGCACGCGCGTCTTTCCTCGTATCGCAACGATGCGGGAAGCGGCGTGTATCGCGCATTCGATATTGGCGGGCTGAGCGATCTGACACGCGAGCAGTTCGATGCACTGGAGCCGGTGCAATGGCCGCTTCCTGCCACGAAAGCCGCCAGCAGCACGCGCTTATTCGAAACGGGCCGGTTCAGTCATGCGGACGGCCGCGCGCGTTTCATCGCAACGCCGCCGCGCGCGCCCGTCAATGCGGCTGACAGCGAATATCCGTTCGTGCTCAATACCGGACGCGTGCGCGACCAGTGGCACACGATGACGCGTACGGGTCGTTCAGCAAAGCTCGCAGGACATATCAGCGAGTCGTTCCTCGACATGCATCCGCAAGACGCGCTCGCATGCGGCGTGCGTGAAGGCGAACTGGCGCGGATCACGAGCCGCTGGGGTTCGATGATCGCTCGCGTGCAACACAGCGGCGGCATGCAGCGCGGCAGCGTCTTCGTGCCGATTCACTGGAACGACCAAGTAGCATCGGATGCGCGCGTGGGCGCAGTAGTGAATCCCGTTGTCGATCCGGTGTCGGGCGAGCCCGAGTTCAAGCATACGCCCGTGGCCGTCGAGAAATTCCATGTGACGTGGCACGGTTTCTCGCTTTCGCGCAGCACGCCGGTGCTCGATTCGGTCACGCACTGGACGCGCGTTCATGGCGACCGTTTCATGCGTTATGAACTCGCAGGACGCAATCGCTTCGATGCGTCGCATGACAATCATCACGACTGGGCGCGCGCGTTTCTCGGCGTCGACGATCCGCACGCCGACTGGATCGAGTATGAAGACAAGAGCGCGGGCGTGTATCGCGCGGCGCATGTGGTGAACGATCGCATCGAGAGTTGCGTGTTCATCAGCGAGCGCCCGGACCTGCCGGCGCGCGCATGGCTCGCGAGTCTCTTCGATAAGGAGCGTCTGAGCGATGAAGACCGCGCGAGCCTCTTGCTCGGTCAAGCCATCGGCAAGGGCGAGGATACGGGACCGACGGTGTGCTCGTGCTTCGGCGTGGGCCGCAAAACGATCTGCAACGCGATCCGCGAGAAAGGGCTGAAAACAGCGGCGCAAGTCACCGCCTGCGTGAAGGCGGGCGGCAATTGCGGGTCGTGCGTGCCGGAGTTGAAGAAGCTCATCGTGGAGACAGAGATGGCACAACTGAGCGTCGGTTGA
- a CDS encoding heavy metal sensor histidine kinase yields MNVPWAASHEGSNAQNLPRSQRSIARRLAVMFALVALFVFSLVGSGLFLVLRVQLEQHLRDSLDNRAEIARLIVTHVSNADKWKIAKEKLADITPRDGSTLFAVTSNDARFSYGTPPAGHVTKRVLGGYARFKPEGRAYDMLMTTLTIPPNADRPPLQLFVAVDCSPNVRTMRVFGVALAALTALATVAVLLLSYSVARLGLAPLTRLTRDAQSVSPNNRSQRLNTRSLPLELEDLAKSFNGALERLDHAYGRLEAFNADVAHELRTPVTILIGQTEVALTRDRPIEELRHTLQSNLEEFERVRAIINDMLFLARADQGERATGLVEVSLAAEVQRTLDFLEIPLEEAHVRAVSSGDARAFVNTSLFGRALSNLVMNAIQHCAPGATISVSIKREQTRVSIAVANPGEPIAPHIMEHLFDRFYRAESSRTNSRENHGLGLAIVKAVAEMHRGTVSATSENGINTFAFSVARFGNDERPMQDLRMHGTAHALAKNGAPQSSHTREGKIGVRPAG; encoded by the coding sequence ATGAACGTTCCGTGGGCAGCATCGCACGAGGGATCGAACGCACAGAATCTGCCGCGTTCGCAGCGTTCAATCGCGCGGCGGCTCGCGGTCATGTTCGCGCTCGTCGCGCTGTTCGTATTCTCGCTCGTGGGCTCGGGGCTATTTCTCGTGCTTCGCGTGCAGCTCGAACAGCACTTGCGCGATTCGCTCGATAACCGCGCCGAGATTGCGCGGCTCATCGTCACCCATGTGTCCAACGCGGACAAGTGGAAGATCGCGAAAGAGAAGCTCGCGGATATCACGCCGCGCGATGGCTCCACGCTTTTCGCAGTGACGAGCAACGACGCGCGCTTCAGCTACGGCACGCCGCCTGCGGGGCACGTCACGAAGCGCGTGCTCGGCGGCTATGCGCGCTTCAAGCCCGAAGGCCGCGCGTACGACATGCTGATGACCACGCTCACGATCCCGCCCAACGCCGACCGTCCGCCGCTACAGCTTTTCGTCGCGGTGGATTGCTCGCCGAACGTGCGGACCATGCGCGTATTCGGTGTGGCGCTCGCCGCACTGACGGCGCTCGCGACGGTCGCTGTATTGCTGCTGAGTTACTCGGTCGCGCGGCTCGGGCTGGCGCCGCTCACGCGGCTCACACGCGATGCACAGAGCGTGAGCCCGAACAATCGCTCGCAACGCCTGAACACGCGCTCGTTGCCGCTCGAACTGGAAGACCTCGCGAAGTCGTTCAACGGCGCGCTTGAACGGCTCGATCATGCATACGGTCGTCTCGAAGCATTCAACGCCGATGTCGCGCACGAATTGCGCACGCCTGTCACCATTCTCATCGGTCAGACCGAAGTAGCATTGACGCGGGATCGTCCGATAGAAGAACTGCGTCATACGTTGCAGTCGAATCTGGAAGAATTCGAGCGCGTGCGCGCGATCATCAACGACATGCTGTTCCTCGCGCGCGCCGATCAGGGCGAACGCGCGACGGGCCTCGTGGAAGTGTCGCTTGCCGCGGAAGTGCAACGCACGCTGGACTTCCTCGAGATTCCGCTCGAAGAAGCGCACGTGCGCGCGGTATCGAGCGGAGATGCGCGGGCTTTCGTGAACACATCGCTATTCGGACGCGCGTTGTCGAATCTCGTGATGAACGCGATTCAGCATTGCGCGCCGGGCGCGACCATATCGGTGTCGATCAAGCGCGAGCAGACACGCGTGAGCATAGCCGTCGCCAATCCCGGCGAGCCGATTGCGCCGCACATCATGGAACATTTGTTCGACCGCTTCTATCGCGCGGAGAGTTCGCGAACGAATAGCCGCGAAAATCACGGGCTCGGGCTTGCCATCGTGAAAGCGGTCGCGGAGATGCATCGCGGCACGGTGTCGGCCACGAGCGAGAACGGCATCAATACATTCGCGTTCTCCGTCGCGCGCTTCGGCAACGACGAACGGCCGATGCAAGATCTACGCATGCACGGCACCGCGCATGCCCTCGCGAAGAACGGCGCGCCGCAGTCATCGCACACGCGCGAAGGCAAGATCGGCGTGCGGCCCGCCGGATAG
- a CDS encoding heavy metal response regulator transcription factor yields the protein MKVLIVEDEHKVVDYLRSGLTEQGWVVDVAMDGEEGTHLAVEYDYDVIVLDVMLPRRDGFAVLKALRMQKSTPVIMLTARDHINDRVRGLREGADDYLTKPFSFLELVERLHALARRTRAQESTLISVGDLYVDLIGRRATRDGVRLDLTAKEFQLLSVLARRHGDILSKTAITELVWEVDFESHTNVVETAIKRLRAKLDGPFRTKLLHTVRGMGYVLEVREPRDARDTREDARPS from the coding sequence ATGAAAGTCCTGATAGTGGAAGACGAACACAAGGTGGTCGATTACCTGCGTTCCGGCCTGACCGAGCAAGGATGGGTCGTCGATGTCGCGATGGATGGCGAAGAAGGCACGCATCTCGCCGTCGAATACGACTACGACGTGATCGTGCTCGACGTGATGCTGCCGCGGCGCGACGGCTTCGCCGTGCTCAAGGCGTTGCGCATGCAGAAGTCGACGCCGGTCATCATGCTCACCGCACGCGATCACATCAATGACCGCGTGCGCGGACTGCGCGAAGGCGCAGACGACTACCTCACGAAGCCGTTCTCTTTTCTGGAACTCGTCGAGCGGCTGCATGCGCTTGCGCGGCGCACGCGCGCGCAGGAATCCACGCTGATTTCGGTCGGAGATCTTTACGTCGATCTGATCGGACGACGCGCGACCCGCGACGGCGTGCGCCTTGATCTGACCGCGAAGGAGTTTCAGCTTTTGAGCGTGCTCGCGCGTCGTCACGGCGATATCCTGTCGAAGACGGCGATCACCGAGCTCGTATGGGAAGTGGATTTCGAAAGCCATACGAACGTGGTCGAGACCGCGATCAAACGCTTGCGCGCGAAACTCGACGGACCGTTTCGCACGAAGCTGCTGCATACGGTGCGCGGCATGGGCTATGTGCTCGAAGTGCGCGAGCCGCGCGATGCACGTGACACGAGGGAAGACGCGAGGCCATCATGA
- a CDS encoding efflux transporter outer membrane subunit, producing MRRIASIALLSMLAACTVGPDYQRPLAETPPTWKTDSYWRVGEPSHAPLALDWWRGFNDDILDGLETQALAQNQTLAAASAHYEQARATLAQTSSLALPEVDLGAQAARTRTSRNRPVNNYSTPSMSTVQNDIKLAPTVDYDLDLFGRIRREVESAQASEDQTRDDLANARLILTTDLASAYFSMRELDAEIDVLNRSVQLQEKALDYVNTQHSLGAVSGLDVLQQQSQLDSTRVQAQLLLNQRAQYEHAIAALVGTPAPQFSIASKVDEGPIPPIPLGVPSDVLQRRPDVASAERAMAAANAQIGVAKAAFFPSLTLHGSIGWESTALTSLISAPSLLWTIGTMASQVVFDGGRRSAAVAFASEGYRATEANYRQTVLNAFQQVQDGIVGLSVLDGAAKQSHAAVMDAQRLLSLANDRYSGGLVAYLDVITAQQQLLTSERQDVQIRGQQHTVSVSLVKALGGGWDVSEPAQTQDVADARAK from the coding sequence ATGAGACGCATCGCCTCTATCGCGTTGCTGTCGATGCTCGCCGCCTGCACGGTCGGCCCCGACTATCAGCGCCCGCTTGCAGAGACGCCGCCGACATGGAAGACGGACTCGTACTGGCGCGTGGGCGAGCCCTCGCACGCGCCGCTTGCTCTCGACTGGTGGCGCGGCTTCAATGACGACATTCTCGACGGACTCGAAACGCAGGCGCTCGCGCAGAACCAGACGCTCGCCGCCGCGAGCGCGCATTACGAGCAGGCTCGCGCGACACTTGCGCAAACGTCATCGCTCGCGCTGCCCGAAGTGGATCTCGGCGCACAAGCGGCACGCACGCGCACCTCGCGCAATCGCCCGGTGAACAACTACAGCACGCCGAGCATGTCGACCGTGCAGAACGATATCAAGCTCGCGCCCACGGTCGATTACGACCTCGATCTCTTCGGCCGCATTCGCCGCGAAGTGGAAAGCGCGCAGGCATCGGAAGACCAGACGCGCGATGACCTCGCCAACGCGCGTCTAATCTTGACCACCGATCTCGCGAGCGCTTACTTCTCGATGCGCGAACTCGATGCGGAAATCGACGTGCTCAATCGCTCGGTGCAGTTGCAGGAGAAGGCGCTCGACTACGTGAACACACAGCACAGTCTCGGCGCGGTATCCGGCCTCGATGTGTTGCAACAGCAATCGCAACTCGATTCGACGCGTGTGCAAGCGCAACTGCTGCTCAATCAGCGCGCGCAATACGAGCATGCGATCGCCGCGCTGGTCGGCACGCCCGCGCCACAGTTCTCGATTGCCTCGAAGGTCGATGAAGGCCCGATTCCGCCGATACCGCTCGGCGTGCCGAGCGACGTGCTGCAACGCAGACCCGATGTCGCGTCCGCGGAACGCGCGATGGCCGCCGCCAACGCGCAGATCGGCGTCGCGAAGGCCGCGTTCTTTCCGAGCCTCACGTTGCACGGCTCCATCGGCTGGGAAAGCACCGCGCTCACGAGCCTGATCTCTGCGCCGAGTCTCTTGTGGACCATCGGCACGATGGCGAGCCAGGTCGTGTTCGATGGCGGCCGTCGCTCGGCGGCGGTCGCATTCGCGAGCGAGGGGTATCGCGCAACCGAAGCGAACTATCGTCAGACCGTGTTGAACGCGTTCCAGCAAGTACAGGATGGCATCGTCGGGCTCTCCGTGCTGGATGGCGCAGCGAAGCAGTCTCATGCCGCCGTGATGGATGCGCAGCGTCTGCTCTCGCTTGCGAATGACCGCTATTCCGGCGGCCTCGTCGCCTATCTCGATGTCATCACGGCGCAGCAGCAGTTGCTCACGAGCGAGCGGCAGGACGTGCAGATTCGCGGCCAGCAGCATACGGTATCGGTCTCACTCGTGAAGGCATTGGGCGGCGGATGGGATGTGAGCGAGCCGGCGCAGACGCAAGATGTCGCCGATGCGCGGGCCAAGTGA